The nucleotide sequence GCTCCCGGACGGCCTGCGGCGCCGCGTCAGAAGCCCTGAGGTTGCTGGTCCAGCCTCGTGCGGCTAGGCTCGGTCCCTCGCGGGTGGGGGGCCTGCCTCGGATCGGACGGGCGCTAGCCCTCCGGCGACCGGCCTCCCGGTCGCGGCGCGTCGGCGGTTCCGCTCGCTCCGGGTGCCCGCGTCGCGCCGGCACCTGAAGCGGGGGGCTTCAACCATGACGACCGCACTGGTGCGCCGACGCGGCCCGAACGCGACGGCGCGCAAAGCCTACGCCGCAGGGCGCGCGTGGTCGCGCGTCGCGTGAGGATGCGCGGACCTGCCGGTGCGGACCGGCCCGCGGCGCTCGGCCGCGGGTGCGCCTGCGCAAGAGCCTCCGTTGCCTGGGCTCCGGGTTCCTGGTCTCTGGGCTCCTGGGTTCTGGCGGCCGGGCTCGCGCTCGGCGGCCCGGCGCCGGCCGCCGCCTTCGACCTGTTCGGCCTCTTCGGGGAGAGCGAGGAGCCGCTCGCCCCCTCCATGACGGCGCTGCCCTACGACGTGAAGGTCCGCGGCGCGGACGACGACGCGCTCGTCACCGCGGTGCAGGACGCCTCCAGCCTGTACAAGCTCCGCCGCGAGCCGCCCCCGGACGGGGAGGGGCTGGCGCGCCGGGGCGAGGCGGACCTGCGCAAGCTCCCCGAGGTGCTGGAGGGCTACGGCTACTACGCGGGCCGGGCCGCCGTGCGGATCGGCGCGGTGACGCTCTCCGGCGAGGCCTCGCTGGACCGGGCCGCCCGCTCGGCCGAGGCCGACCGGGGCCGGGCCCTGGTGCCGGTGAAGATCGTGGTCGATCCGGGGCCCCTCTACCACCTGCGCCGCGTCGCGGTGCTGGACCGGGCCGGCCGGCCGCTGCCGCCGGCGCTGATCCCCGAGCGCCTGACCCGGGTCGATCCCGACACCCCCGCCCGCTCGGCCGCCGTGCTCGCCCGGGAGGCGGCGATCGTCGACCGCCTGCGCGGGCTCGGCCACCCCTTCGCCAAGGTGGTGCGGCGCGACCCCGTGGTGGACGACGCCGCCCGCGTCATGGACGTGACCCTGACGGTCGATCCCGGGCCGAGGGCGGGGCTCGGGCCGGTCGCGGTGCGGGGCGCCGAGGGCGTCGACCCGGCGGTGATCCGCTCCTTCATCTACACGGAGCCGGGCGACCCGTACTCGCCCAAGGCGCTCGCCGACATGCGGAAATCGCTGGCGAAGGTCGAGGCGCTGGGCTCGGTCCGGGTGCGCGAGGGCGAGGCGCTGGATGCGGACGGCAACCTGCCGATCTTCGTGGACCTCACCGAGCGGCCGCGGAACCTGATCGGCGTCTCGGCCCGCTACTCCACGGTCGACGGGCCGGGCGTGCGGGCGACCTACACCAACCGCAACCTGTTCGGCGGGGGCGAGACGCTGCGCCTCGACGCCGACCTCTACTATCTCGGCAACGACCTCTACGCCCGCCAGCGCAAGCTCGCGGGCATCGACTCGAACGGGCTCGGCGGCCGCCTCGCCGCGACCTTCGTGAAGCCCGCGCTGTGGGGCAGCCGCACCGACCTCGTGATGAGCGCCTTCGCGGGCCGCGAGGCGCAGCAGAGCTACGTGGTCGATGCGGGCGGCGGCACGGTGGGCCTGCGCCAGCGCTTCTCCGACACGTTCTTCGCGCAACTCGGCATCGAGGGACAGGCCGGCCGCTCGCAGGACGCGCTCGGCAAGGTCGATTACCGGCTGGTGGGGGTGGGCGCCTCGGTCGCCTACGACTCGACCGACAGCCTGCTCGACCCGACCCGGGGCGTGCGGCTCACCGCATCGGCCACGCCCTACGCGGGCTTCCTCGGCTCGGACCCCGCGATCTTCGTGGCGAAGGCGCAGGGCTCGACCTACT is from Methylobacterium radiodurans and encodes:
- a CDS encoding autotransporter assembly complex protein TamA, producing the protein MRGPAGADRPAALGRGCACARASVAWAPGSWSLGSWVLAAGLALGGPAPAAAFDLFGLFGESEEPLAPSMTALPYDVKVRGADDDALVTAVQDASSLYKLRREPPPDGEGLARRGEADLRKLPEVLEGYGYYAGRAAVRIGAVTLSGEASLDRAARSAEADRGRALVPVKIVVDPGPLYHLRRVAVLDRAGRPLPPALIPERLTRVDPDTPARSAAVLAREAAIVDRLRGLGHPFAKVVRRDPVVDDAARVMDVTLTVDPGPRAGLGPVAVRGAEGVDPAVIRSFIYTEPGDPYSPKALADMRKSLAKVEALGSVRVREGEALDADGNLPIFVDLTERPRNLIGVSARYSTVDGPGVRATYTNRNLFGGGETLRLDADLYYLGNDLYARQRKLAGIDSNGLGGRLAATFVKPALWGSRTDLVMSAFAGREAQQSYVVDAGGGTVGLRQRFSDTFFAQLGIEGQAGRSQDALGKVDYRLVGVGASVAYDSTDSLLDPTRGVRLTASATPYAGFLGSDPAIFVAKAQGSTYWALDADANYVLAGRLGFGSISGASLEDIPANIRFFAGGGGSVRGFPFRTLGPRGPFGLPVGGKSLLEASLEARIKVTDTIGIVPFLDAGTAFAGSLPDFDERIRTAVGLGLRYYTGIGPIRVDVAFPLDRIKGYREPPAALYISLGQAF